Proteins encoded by one window of Bactrocera oleae isolate idBacOlea1 chromosome 4, idBacOlea1, whole genome shotgun sequence:
- the LOC106615542 gene encoding uncharacterized protein isoform X2, protein MERFVKTVKVMDDTILVPCLLMDRQVGDSTDIIPAPGKNSTANQHTIQHSAAHGKRSAAHSKNVHEFLSSSELFNLYNMLKALKTDLLWTGKDDSEEDECVVSERQGTAEVDNLLYSRYDSKTSDAVSVTSSTEAVGAISRSATTTNINATAGATAPTATATSTASAKGHNRCPSTASVASIVSTTSACNLSDSESEISNENDSGMESEGHKSDNQPSSTESVSGSDDTESRAAAAATSTANADKATELAKRCRRHLNGLYHCLEQMTEAAHYLTVRYQSDIGPV, encoded by the exons ATGGAAAGATTTGTGAAAACCGTTAAAGTTATGGATGACACTATATTGGTGCCATGCTTGCTAATGGATCGACAG GTCGGTGATAGCACAGATATTATTCCAGCACCTGGCAAGAATTCTACCGCGAATCAGCACACAATCCAACATTCTGCCGCACATGGCAAACGCAGCGCCGCACACTCCAAGAACGTGCATGAGTTCCTTAGCTCGTCAGAGCTCTTCAATCTCTATAACATGTTGAAGGCGCTCAAGACGGATTTGCTCTGGACAGGAAAGGACGATTCCGAAGAAGACGAATGTGTCGTGAGTGAAAGGCAAGGTACAGCTGAAGTGGACAATCTGTTGTATTCGCGTTACGATTCCAAAACATCGGATGCGGTGAGTGTGACCAGCAGTACAGAGGCCGTTGGCGCTATCAGCAGAAGCGCTACTACAACAAATATTAACGCCACTGCAGGCGCAACGGCACCGACTGCAACCGCCACCAGCACAGCAAGCGCCAAGGGACATAATCGTTGCCCCTCCACCGCCTCGGTGGCTTCGATTGTTTCCACTACATCGGCATGCAACCTAAGCGATTCGGAAAGTGAAATTTCCAATGAAAATGATTCGGGCATGGAATCGGAAGGCCATAAGAGTGACAATCAACCAAGCAGCACAGAGTCCGTAAGCGGTAGTGATGATACCGAGTCACGCGCCGCTGCAGCCGCCACCTCAACCGCGAACGCTGACAAAGCTACCGAATTAGCGAAACGCTGTCGGCGACATTTGAATGGTCTCTACCATTGCCTTGAACAAATGACAGAAGCGGCTCATTACCTGACTGTAAGATACCAAAGTGATATTGGCCCCGTTTAG
- the LOC106615542 gene encoding uncharacterized protein isoform X1, whose product MSAYREMSKLENSRNCLRRIARHDEPQFSKDSIVNVMERFVKTVKVMDDTILVPCLLMDRQVGDSTDIIPAPGKNSTANQHTIQHSAAHGKRSAAHSKNVHEFLSSSELFNLYNMLKALKTDLLWTGKDDSEEDECVVSERQGTAEVDNLLYSRYDSKTSDAVSVTSSTEAVGAISRSATTTNINATAGATAPTATATSTASAKGHNRCPSTASVASIVSTTSACNLSDSESEISNENDSGMESEGHKSDNQPSSTESVSGSDDTESRAAAAATSTANADKATELAKRCRRHLNGLYHCLEQMTEAAHYLTVRYQSDIGPV is encoded by the exons aaaCTGCCTACGTCGCATTGCCCGTCACGATGAGCCCCAATTCTCCAAGGATAGTATCGTCAATGTTATGGAAAGATTTGTGAAAACCGTTAAAGTTATGGATGACACTATATTGGTGCCATGCTTGCTAATGGATCGACAG GTCGGTGATAGCACAGATATTATTCCAGCACCTGGCAAGAATTCTACCGCGAATCAGCACACAATCCAACATTCTGCCGCACATGGCAAACGCAGCGCCGCACACTCCAAGAACGTGCATGAGTTCCTTAGCTCGTCAGAGCTCTTCAATCTCTATAACATGTTGAAGGCGCTCAAGACGGATTTGCTCTGGACAGGAAAGGACGATTCCGAAGAAGACGAATGTGTCGTGAGTGAAAGGCAAGGTACAGCTGAAGTGGACAATCTGTTGTATTCGCGTTACGATTCCAAAACATCGGATGCGGTGAGTGTGACCAGCAGTACAGAGGCCGTTGGCGCTATCAGCAGAAGCGCTACTACAACAAATATTAACGCCACTGCAGGCGCAACGGCACCGACTGCAACCGCCACCAGCACAGCAAGCGCCAAGGGACATAATCGTTGCCCCTCCACCGCCTCGGTGGCTTCGATTGTTTCCACTACATCGGCATGCAACCTAAGCGATTCGGAAAGTGAAATTTCCAATGAAAATGATTCGGGCATGGAATCGGAAGGCCATAAGAGTGACAATCAACCAAGCAGCACAGAGTCCGTAAGCGGTAGTGATGATACCGAGTCACGCGCCGCTGCAGCCGCCACCTCAACCGCGAACGCTGACAAAGCTACCGAATTAGCGAAACGCTGTCGGCGACATTTGAATGGTCTCTACCATTGCCTTGAACAAATGACAGAAGCGGCTCATTACCTGACTGTAAGATACCAAAGTGATATTGGCCCCGTTTAG